The Anopheles maculipalpis chromosome 3RL, idAnoMacuDA_375_x, whole genome shotgun sequence genomic sequence CACATAACCTGtttcttctcaaaaatatTGGCAAATGGATTGATTGGTTAGAGGATATAACGTTCTACTAATTAATTTTGGACGAATAGaagatgtgtttttcttttttttttgttttgtttcaatgaaGACACGCATTCGCTGCGCTACATTGATGGGACGtctatatttttctttgctttaaattttgaCTCTATTCAATTCGGTCTCCTAACATTTGTCactatttaaattttgttctaTTTATGTCTGAGAATATGTTGCATATCATAACTGACAAAAATCACAATTTCGAAAACCTAACCTGTACTATGATGGACAGATAGTTTCTAGTAACGCTGTATCGATGAGAGATCGGATACTTGGCAGATAATTTCAGTagttctcttttttgtttttctttgtgaaGAATGCCTAATGTTTTTAACACACTACCGATTATAATGCTTCAAACGCCCGACGGCAATGGCGCATATCGTTCTAACAATTAAAGGAAGACCTAAAAGACTATAAAATGAAGTCACTAGGATGTGAGGACGATGGACCAAATTCCTATTGCTGGGATTTTTCTACTACGTTTTCACTGCTTATTTCAATTTAGTTAGTGAAATCGACCATTCTCTAAAAGAGTGGAACCAATGCTGTCgaataaaatgcaataaacAGCAGCGGTTTCAAATAATCTTGAGAGATTATTGTTGTCCTGTTGAAATCAATTTATACAGCACAGTGAAACATGCTACTCATCCTCACTTTCGACCCTCTGCTTTACAGCTGCATCGGATAAGTAAAGGCGGGATAAAACACTACGATGCGTATCGATTCGTCGCCGTCAGGAACGTGGTAGAACTTGCCATAAAAAATGTTGGTCCAGATATTTCGTCGTGTGTTTTTCATGCCaccccaacaacaacacaacagatGAACAAAAGGTCCCTTACGTTAAGTTTGTGTGTCACGTGAGTACATCCGTTCCAGATTAGAACTTTTCGTTACCTTCGGCAATCATGCCCTGCCGTCTGTGCAGTAAACTATTTCATAACAATTTTGTAACGGCATCATCGCATCTGCTCGTCTGCCGAAGAATTGATAAATAAAGTCTatctattatttttgaaataaattttgcagCCACAAACGgatgtagctgctgctgctagacaGTTCACCAATATTCGTACCACAACCACTGACACCGTGTTCAACATAAAATGTTGAACCGTATGTTGATTAGCATTCTCTAATAATGAATGGTTAATataataaacgaaaaacttgCCTTCATATCAATCAGTCAACGCGTTCATCCTGTGTCCTGTTTAGTTACGCTATTGCAGCTGCCACACTCGGTGCGAATAAATATATCTTAAAGCGCGTTCGTTCGTGTCCTTCGGACATTTCCACAGGTTTACTGGACGCACTGTGCTGCCTTATACTCCTGACCCAACCCGCCGTTGCTGATCAGTCCTTGTTACATCGAGTTTGTATATTGCAAATACGGTTCAATTCTCGTTCGTTTCTTTAATGGATGGAAATATGCTTTTCTCTTTGTTATACAGCTACTACTACTCGTGGTCGTTAGGTGCGTTCGCTACCGAAACGCAAAACTACGtgacttttgttttgctttttaatttgattcatTGGTGGGACGGACCACCTGGTCATAGCTCTGTGTGTTTTCTGAACGTTTTGTGTTTACGAAAAAGAGCGTAAAACAAGACACAACCAAATTATAACCCTGGAGATCGATGAAAGATTCACATATGCCTGATGGATAATATTTGGTTGCAATTCTCATCCCCTCCACGGTAGTGATTTCCTAAAACTACAACTAACTCTCACCCGCGTGTGTTTTTCCGCTTTACAGCTTAAGAAGTGTGTAAAGGAAAGCCAAAATTTTACGTTGTACGCTCACCTTATGTTAGAAGAAAGCTTGGTTCGGATTGTTactattgctgttgctgttcggATTCTGAAGGCTGTTCCGTGCCGGCTGGCCGCGAGAGAAGGCCGACTTGCCGCCGCCtccgcctccaccaccaccacccccgcGCTGTGAAGCTGTTGGACGGCGCACATGGCGCATTTCACtgcaaaaacacattcaaatgATACCATTAATATTGTAATCATTGAGAATACTCTCTGCAAATCGTAACAATTATTACCGATCCATCTCAAGCTCCTCGAGCTTTTGGGTCAAACCTAGCTTCTGCTGTACCGCCAGCCGGAGTAGCTGGTTAAGcgttttcttctcctcctcaGCCGCCGCAAGCTGATGCGTCAATTCGTCAACCTGTGTGACGTACTCTTCACAACGGGCAGCAAACATAGCACGAAGACCTGTGTAAAGTAGataaagaaacagaaaacgaaTGTTTCAACTCGGAACTCAACGTGCCCAACCTCAGTTGCAGTAGCTTACTTGAGAATGTTGCCGCATCTTCCTTCAAAATGCGGAGCTCGTTTCGAAGCTTGGACATAGTATCGCTCACGACCAGTTTCTCGTTTTCGTACTTCGATTTCAGATTCGTCAGTGCAACTTCGGCGGTGTTCTTGTTTGACTTGAGCACAGTTCGCAGCGTTGCAATCTGTTCCCGCTTCGTCGACAGTAGGCTGCGCAGCTTGATGATCTGTTCGTGCAGATCGGCGATCTCTTCCTTCGCCTCCTTTGCATCGCCGGAGGACGTGACGGATGAGTCGGTCACCACCTTATCCTTGTTCAGCTCGATTGTATGCTCGACGGCCGTTTTAAGGTACCGTATCTGGTCGCTTACGGTATCAACATATTTGCGAATTTCGACCGCATCGCTCAGTGCTTGCAGGTCTTCGAAAACGTGCGGCTTCGAGGTAAGAATGTCCGATTTCAACTGCGACTGAATCGCAGTCAATGAATCGTTCTCGAAGCTACAAATACACAACATAATGTAAGTCGGGTGGTGGTGCCTTTGCCAAACCTTAAACCCTTAGTCTCCATTACCTTAAGTCATCGTTCTTGTGGTCCAGCAGTACACGATTTGGAGTTTCCCCGTTAACGGTGCATACAAGATGATAGAGTTGTGCCAGATCGTCGCTCAATGCAACCAAGTTGGTTCGTGTCGTGTTCAAACTCTGGCCGGCAGTTTGCGATAGTGTTGTAAGCACTTGAATGTCACTGTGCAAATCCAGCGATTTTTGCTCCACCGACAGCAGCTAAAAGGCGGACAATGTTACAAACATTCTCCAGGACGTTTTAGATTGAGAAAATTGAGCAGATGCTTAATTTAACCTTACCTTGTTCTTTAGATTCGTTATTTCGTTACGCAATACGGTCATTGCGTCGGAACAGTTCAAACCCTTCTGAAGTTCTGCCAGGTCAGCCTTGAGCGTATCTATTTCCTTTGAACTTAGTGTAAACCAACTCGAGTACTGCATGATGGCTTCGTTCAACTTATCATTCACGTCCTTATCCTTTGCAGCAGATACTGTAGCATACAATGAAaaattggtttcttttttgtatagacataacaacaaaaaaccacttaCCAGTGATGTTTTCCTCGATTTGGATTTGCTTTTTGAGCGTGTGTAGTGCGTCGACGTGCGCTGCTAGCAACATTAACTTTGCCATAAAGTTTTGCAAATCGTTCTGGCTTTTATCCAGAT encodes the following:
- the LOC126564127 gene encoding protein bicaudal D, whose translation is MTSSAELETLRSEIERLTRELDQVSSENIQSAKYGLGLLEEKQNLQVKCEELESLYENTKHELDITQEALQKFQKTQQVTTKTGIEQEDALLNESAAMETSLNMQIVELENETKQLRHELDRVTSERDRMLQENAEIGRDKSGTDAERARLKAELKDMKYREARMLADYSELEEENISLQKQVSSLRSSQVEFEGAKHEIRRLTEEIQLLNSQVEELASLKKIAEKQMEDALTALQVERENKYALKKELDAHINRESMYNISNLAYSIRSMEENALNSSDCEDEIPALRDSTLKRLEATLEAETADLKSPDGTKGDLFSEIHLNELKKLEKQLETMETEKLCLTANLRDAQQNLDKSQNDLQNFMAKLMLLAAHVDALHTLKKQIQIEENITVSAAKDKDVNDKLNEAIMQYSSWFTLSSKEIDTLKADLAELQKGLNCSDAMTVLRNEITNLKNKLLSVEQKSLDLHSDIQVLTTLSQTAGQSLNTTRTNLVALSDDLAQLYHLVCTVNGETPNRVLLDHKNDDLSFENDSLTAIQSQLKSDILTSKPHVFEDLQALSDAVEIRKYVDTVSDQIRYLKTAVEHTIELNKDKVVTDSSVTSSGDAKEAKEEIADLHEQIIKLRSLLSTKREQIATLRTVLKSNKNTAEVALTNLKSKYENEKLVVSDTMSKLRNELRILKEDAATFSSLRAMFAARCEEYVTQVDELTHQLAAAEEEKKTLNQLLRLAVQQKLGLTQKLEELEMDREMRHVRRPTASQRGGGGGGGGGGGKSAFSRGQPARNSLQNPNSNSNSNNPNQAFF